The window ATTCACTTTCCACATGTCAAAAAAGACCTCaaggtagaaaaaaataaaataaaaatataaatatctgaTAATCCGtcttaataaataaattaaaaacacaataaaaacgTTTTCATGGAAAACTTATGTCAGAACATTCAGACCACCTCAACAATGCATGATCAGTAAAGTTACAATGAACATCAATGTAGAACTACAGTACATGGATATAGCTATTTATCTACctactagaaaataaaatagagtcTCTTTCCCCCCACGTAAGATGGGTCATTGCTAAGTCATCAGAACACGATATTGCCAGGAACACAGTAGTTATTGTTAATCAGCTGCACTAGATACGAGTTGGAGATACCCAGCACCAGGTTAAATTCCAATCATTTAAAACCAAGAGATTAATTAGATAATGCTAGTGATACTAAGGAGGGGAGGGAGTCACCTACCCAGCCATGTGGGACATGCTACAGACTACCAGCTCTCATGGATGGGCCACTGGGGACAAGACAAACTCCATGCGATTTGCTACATCTCTGGAAGAGGTAAGAGACCTCGGTGCATGACGCTCTGCCAGGCCCCGGGGCACCAGGCCAGACAGGGGGTGGCGGTGGCAGGGCCCTCCCCAGGCCTGGGGAGCCCCATGGGGCACAGCTGCAAGTCCGTGGGGGTGcgtgggcaggggagggggccCAGCAGGTCAGTCAGTGCTGGAGCCCTTCACAAGGCCAGGAGGGTGGGGGAGCTGAGCGAGTCAGACGAGGGCTcgttgctgctgctgcccttccgGTGCGcggcagcacagctggggaaggCGTCTGCCTCGGGGTAGGTGAAGACGAAGGTGGAGGTGTAGGTGCTGGGACACGGGGTGCAGGTCACCACAGGggtgcagaggggctccagctcCCCGCTGGTCCCGGCAGTCAGCGACTCCCAGTCCGACGGGTAGAAGGAGGAGGCCCCAGGCAGGTCCATGTCGGGCACAGAGCGGGAGGCCTCCCGCGGCCCCGTGGAGAAGAGCAGCTCGTCGAAGGGCTCAGCCTTGAGCTCCAGCCCGCTGCTGCCGGTCTCCTTGGGCGGCACGGCCGGCGGCGCCTCAGGCATCAGCGGCAGAGCAAAGGCAGCCTCCTCGGTCatgggggggctgggggtgcccaggtCCAGCGCGGtagcagcactggcagctgccagctcctcgGAGAAGCACAACTCCTCGGGCATCTTGCAGGCGGGCCGGTGGGCCGCCAGGATAAActccagcttctccttctccttcagcaggTTAGCAATCTCCGCCTGCAGCGCGgacttctcctcctccagctggtCGGTCTCCTGCAGAGAGAGCGGGCTGTCAGCCAGGGCCGGCATCACTCCCAGCTGGAGTCCCCTTCCTCCTGTCATCCCCGCCCCGGGTACTCCCTCTTCCCCGCCACCTCCCGGGCAGCACTTACCGCCTGCAGCGTGTCGGTGAGCTCCCGCCGCCGGTTGCGGCACTTGGCCGCTGCCATCTTGTTCCGTTCCCGGCGgatccttctcttttcctcctcctccggGGACAGCTGTGGGCAGAGAGGGGCCGCTCAGTCCCGCTGCCAGCCCGGTGCCCCCCGACCAGGGCAACCCGCCGGAGGCGCgtccccccaatccccccaacTCCAATCCGCACTCACCTGTTCGACTTTGCCCCGGCGGCCGATGCTCTGCCCGCGGCCGCCCGGCGTCTTCAGCACTGCGGGGCGGGAGTAGGTGGTGGGGGCGGGCGCCGAGACGCCGTAGGGGTGCCCGCGACTCTGGGAGGGGGCCACCGAAGAGATGAGAGTGGGCTGCACCAGCCACTGCAGGTCGGGGCTGGTGGAGATGGCCGTCACCGTAGGAACGAAGCTGGCGCTGGAGGCGGCCAGGTCGGTGCAGAAGTCCTGTAGGTCAGAGGAAGGGGGGGCTGCCGTCAGCGGAGCGCCCGGGCCGCTCCCCGCCGTCCCCGGGGCCGCGGCGCCGCGCTGCCAGCGCCGGCTCCACACGAGAGCGGCCTGTTATAAATATCTCTGACGTCCGCGCTGACGCAGACGCTGCTCCGGAGTCTCCTCAATGAACTCGCGTTTTATCAATGAAGCCGCTTTACACACCCGCCGCAGAGCGCGGCCCGGGCTACGGCACCCCCCGACCGCCCCGCCTCGCACCGGGGCCGCTCCCCATTCCAGTCCCCGACCTGACCTCCTCCGCGGACACGGCCAGTCCCGCGCCACCcgctcccgtcccgtccccTCCTAAGTGCTCCTGCCCCGGCCAAGAGCACAGCCGGCACGATCGGCGACTCAACTCACCTGCGGGTTGACAGGCGAGCCCATGCTCGAGAATGAGTCCGCTGGGGAGGGGTAATAGGTGAGGCTGTCCCCGGCCGGGGAAGCGCTGCTGCAGCGGGAGGACGGAGCCTCGTACTCCCCAGCGAAGCCCTGGTACATCATGTCGGCTCGGTGTGCGCAAGCCGGAGGTGAGAGGTGATGCGACGGTGGCGAAGCGTCCTTGGGGACGAAGCGAGGAGGGGTCGGCTACGTGCGTCCCTGTGTCTAGTCCGCGCCGCGCGTCTCTCCGCTCCACCGCCgaggctgcctgagctgctggagtACCGCGCCGTGCCTCCCTTTTATACCCTCCCGCCGACGTCACCGGGGACGCGCCACCCGCTCCCACGGGGGgggccgcccgccccgcgcccgccccgcgcctccccggggccgccccgcgcGCCGTCTGCCACCGCCCCCCCCGGCACAGACCCACGGCacggggcggggagcggccgcAGGGGCGGGGGGGCCCCAggccagagcaggagggagcgGCAACGGAGCTTCCCACCCGCGTGGAGTGGTACGGCCGGTCTCGGGAACCCACTGACGCAGATATCCTTATATGGGATACATCCTGTGCGAGGGGGCGTGACTGACGGGAAGcgctccaggctgcagccaagtgcggcgggcgggcgggcggcgcgcgggacgggacgggacggtTCGGGACGTGACGGCCCCTCCCCCCCCGCCTGGCGAGACCCTGCCGGGGCTCTGGGGACCGGCGCTGCCCTTGGGCTGCTGTCCCGCAGCAGGTGACCCCCTCCCCGAGGGCGCCGTGTCGCCGCAAGTGACCCCCTCCCCTCAGCGGGACCCCGCACAGCCTTGCTGCGGGGCAAGCTGCTCCAAGGATAGGCGGCGAAGAAGGGGCCCGGCCGGCCAGGCGTGCGCTTTGCGCTGCAAGTCAGGCCCCATCGCCAGCCCCGAGCGGGGTCTGCCCGTAGCTGGGCGCAGGTACTCGGCGGGCCCCACGCACGGAAAGCTCAATTTacacccctccctgcagcaaGAAGCGCGTTACCCTCCTGTATCACTATTGGCTTATCTATTATGTATGTTTGTAACTGTCGAGAGTGAGGGTAAAGGCGCAGGGCGGTGGGAAGCCCTGGCAGGGAAGCCTGAGGGGCCGCAGCCCTCCGGGAAGGTTGGGAGAGCTTGGGAGCAGTGCTCGGGGGGGCTGGGATAGCTGCCAAGAGCATGGGCAAGAGGCCACCGGGAAACCACCGACGAGGAGAAAGAGGGGCGAGGCTCGTCCTTTCCTccagtttgggttttgttttgatcCTTGTTGCAGCGAAGCCCGGAGACACCCACCCACGACGGGGATgtcaggcagccctggctcaggtCAGGCTAAGGTGGGAGCCAGACCGCAGACTCGCCTTGCACGGGAGCCAAGAGATCGCGGCTATAGATAGTAacagggaagctgcagcagggagcgTGTTTACAGCAACAAACAGAGCCTGCAGCGCAGTCTCTAGGCAGGAGCGtcacccagccaggctgggatcctgctggcagcctctctctctgtttGAGCTCATGGGCTAAATGCAGCGcttgatgctgctgctgctgttgctgttgctgcGCGAGCAACCTCCGTTCTTAGAGATCTGGGCCACGGGGGCGGGAGAACTGGGCCAGCTGCTATTTCTGAACTGCCCgtcagagcagaggggacagccaAGGACTGCCGCAGCTCAGGGCCCGTACCGCTCCCTGGGAAAGGACCTGCGGGGGCCCCTGCTGCTCTCATCCACTCACTGCTGGCCTGTGGGCTACTCCATCTCGGGGCAGGCAATGGTGACCCCAGGTTCCTGTGCTGCCAAGGGTTCTTTGCCCCTGCCAGCATTCCCCTCATGCCAGCTACTGAAAGACTGGGGCAAGCACGGTCCCTTTGGCAGCCTCAGGCTGCAGGTGAGGAGGCcttcagccctgcccagaggaGGGATGTGCCAGCGAATCGGCAAAGCCACAACGCTGCCACCCCTGCCAGTGTTGAGCAACAGGCCAAACCTCTGCAGCCACCTCCCCAGCAGGGCCTAGGTAGACACATTGGTGACCAGCACGGGCAAGAGCCTCTGACATAGTTTCCAGTCTCAGACATTTGCCAGGtgcacttcagaaaaatactgtttagCCTTGCTGTCTAGAAACTGCCCCAGGGCTCCTCTAGCCAAATTACCTTCCCCAAAAGAAGTGCCTGGAAATGAGGGAGGGGATCCACTTCACCAAAGCCCACAGTATTTTTGTGGTGCCCCTGCAAACCACCTGTTGCCATCTCCACCGTGACCAAGCATGATCTGTTTGTACCAAATGGAAAGTGCACGGATGCCGCTCATTTCTAACACGTGGAGGCAATGAAACAGAGAAAGCGAAAACACATGACGTGGGTTTGTTGTTTGCTCCAAACACAGGGTGCACACGTTTTACCACAGTATGTGtgagaacaaaaaaaggaagcagcGGTACCGCAGGGACAAAACAGAGTCAGATCATGAACCCTCATGCCTGGGTGAGAGGGTTGCCCTCAACCATCATGCCAGGCTGATGGAAGTTCCTCACCTCCCTtgccagctgggaatgggaagaggCATTAGACCCTCACAAATTAGTGTGACCTGTAGAGCAGACCATGAGTTCAGAGAGCACTACAATATTATTAAACCTGTACAACCAGGGTCAGCAGGGTTCTGCCAGGCTCTGGTGGTGCTTGCCTGGGCCTCATCTGCAGGGACACACTCCTCTAGGGACTATTCCCTTGCTTCAGACAAGCCTGCTGCACCTCTGGATCCCATGCTGGTgaggaggaggtggctgctCACTATCACCAGCAGAGACATGGCTCTTCCCAGATGCCTAGCCAAACAGCAGAGGCCATGCCCTCTGCACTTCTTGGGCATCACAAtggtgccagcagggcagaagGACAACATCCACCAACATCCATCCAATGAGGATTTCGCCCTGCATGCAACAGAACCCCTCCACCTTCATGGCCTCCACTTTTCCTCCTATCAagcagggagatgggaaagCTTGCAGCTCTGAGGCTTACAACAGAACAGCAAGCTCCTAAGCCTCAGAGTGCAGCACTGGAACTTGGCCCTATTTTCACACCCCTCCTTATCTGAGCTTGCGACTCAGGCTGGCCTTGGAAAACGGCAGCAGAAAAGCACCTGAGGCATGTGGGCCAGCGCAACTGCACAGCCAGAACCCACTCCAGGGGCAAGAGATGGCTGTGCCTAAATTTTGCCATGCACCAGGGGAAAGTTCATGCCAGCAACATGGCCCTTTGGTAGTCTCATGACTGTGTCAACTCACTCTCTGTCAGCATCATTGACATGGTTCCATGTTCCCTCTCTAGGCACACAACATGATGGACCTGTCTCCAGCTAACCAGGGACTCTTGGGATCATTGGGAAGGAGACCAGACAGCCAGagtccagcagcagggctggcatgCAGGGGGCACTGTTATAGACACCAAGAAATAGCTCCCCTGAGCACTGAGAAGTCATCACTGCCTGGCCAAACTATCAGAGGATCTGCACGACAACCTGTACAGACTTTATGGGTAGGATCCAGGGGCATTTGTGAAACTCTTCCTGCACACACCTGAACACCCACTGCTCCAGGTGTCCCCTCAATGCATTCACTCCCAGTATAGCACAAAGGATCCCATCCCTCTCCTTGGCCCCAGAGAGGCCAAAAAAgccaggcagaggctgcagggctcagaaGAAACAGGATGGAAGAACAGAAAAGGGGGCTGAAAAACTGATGGTGGGAGCCTGCCCCCTCTGTTGATGTCACTGGGGAGCAAAAGGTGGAAGAAGAGCTCACAGTATGTTATCAGAGTGGCCTGAACTCCCCCAAGACACACTGCAGCTGTCACACTCTCACCTAGCCCGGGAGCCTCCAGCCGGGCAGGGTTCCCACCTCTGCTGGTCTTAAAGGTACAGTGCATACCCAAAGCAAAGTATAAATAGTAATTAATAATCACAGCAGCTGGGTGTGTGACGAGGACATCCTAAAGAACAAACACCACGAGCAGAGACATCCTGGCATCTCGTGGTCGCACAACCGCGTGCCATGGGCCACCAATTACTGCGGATGATGCTGTCAAGCCATCCCACTTATTCTCACCACTCTTTGCCTGCACCATGCTGGATACTAACTCACCAGGAAGGACTGGACCTTGCTGCACACTCTGAGGAACCCATGCACcactcacagccagcagctgtgaAAGAGCTTCACCCATTGAAGCACTTCTTCTGCACCCTGTTGCCCtaaggccaggctggcagccaTCACCCCACGAGACAGGGTTCATAACCCAGAGTAATTCAAGCACAAAGTTCTCCAGATAAAACTCCTaaactcctgctgctgctgtcaccaagGTGCCATGTGTGCCATGGCATCACGACAAAGCCGGAACACCATGGCCCAAGCTGGCCTCTTATctctccaccagctccagcaccacAGGCCCATCCCAGGGCGTTGTGCATGTTCACAGTTATAGTTGCAGGGCACTGatcagctgggaggagaggaaaatgtgCTTGGTGAAAGGCAGCATGTTCAAACCCAGTGACAGACAGGATGATGCAGGACTTTTCTGATTATCAGACAAGAGCCAAACGAGGTGAGCACAGCTGTGATTTATTTCCTTGACAGAACCCTGGGAGATAGATGCCTGCAATAAAACCCTACATAATCAAGAGAAAGCTTGGGCTTCCTGTTGTGTCCAAGAGCTTTCTGGAGGTGGGAGCTGGGTGGTCACACTGCACAAGCTACCTCTGTGAGGCTGGGCAGTGATACTGAAGCTTGTGCTAGGGGCTGAGTAAAGGGGTTCTGCTCCTCTGTCATTTTACTCAAGAGCCACTGCTCCACTGGTGCAGTGGCTCTTGAGTAAAGTGGGTCAAAGGTAGCAAAGAAGGAAGTGctgagaagaaggaggaaaatgcCACTGTGCTTAGCTAAGGAGATTTTGTTACAGATGCAGAACAAAGCAGCTGAATTGAAGGGACAGGATGTTGAAGATTGTTTAGTATGGGACAGAAAGAAACCTTCTAATTGTTGTGGCTGGAGAGTGCTGTGGGGAAAGAAAGGCTGAAGGGGACTCAGGACAAATGAGGGATCACAAAGGATCGTCTTGGAGCAAAAAGGATACTCTGAGCCTTTGTCTCTGCCTGGAGCAACAGCCCTGCTTCACTGGAAATAGTCCCCAGGTCACCTTTCTCCTGTGCCATTCAATGTCATACAGCAGCATGCTAGGTGGGCTGGCTGCCCTGGAGGACAGTCATGAACACAAGTAAGGTCTTCATTATTGTGTACTTGACTCTTGTAGTAATGGGGCTGTCACAGGGACTCACAGAGACTCAGCCCACCCTGGCCCACGGGTGAGTCACAttcatttgctgctgctgaaaggaaTGGCAAGACTTGAAAGCAAGGTGTTTGTACTCTTCTCAACTGAGCTGTGCCTCTGGATGGACAGCCAGGCTGCACTCAAGGCAGAGTCAAAGGGAGGAGTCAGCTCAGTGCAAAgatgctgccactgcaggaatAGAGACCCCAgtaacagagaaagaaaataaacaaggcATATCTATGCAGTGAGTTGCTCTTCTCTGCTCTAGGAACAAACATTGGGAATATCCCAGGAAGCTGAGGTTCCTTAGATGGTATTTAAGAAATGtaacaaatacaaaattcaaTATTATTTAATTGTCTGGGGTTAACAGTGCCATGAATATACAAACATGTAAACAGTGCAGAGCACTGTCAGCCCAGCCCCGAGGCTTTGATCATCCCCGTGCATCCAGATCTGCCAAACAACTTGGtttggcagggagcagctgctggaaggggaAACATCTTTTGTGTTAACTCATTCCTAAGTATCTGCACAACCAGAGTTAAGCATATACCTGTGCAGAGAGACCCTGGAGCAGGACATATACAGATcatctgtgtgctctgctccctcagcacAGTGAACAGAGTCTGGAGGAGAATCTCTCTTGCTCACTGCTAGCATCTCACAGCTTGTCCCAAGTCAAGAAAAGCTCTTGCCACAGACCCATACCAGTCTCTGAAGAGATTGTCCATTTTATTCTCTGTCAAGGTCATGTGTTAAACATGCAGACAATAACATGTCAGGGAGTCTAGGGCTGGAAACTCAAGGACCTTTCAGAGAGGAGGCCCAGCAGTGCAGTTTGGGACTGTTTGACTTGGTGGTTGTACGTGGAGGGCATGTCCCCTGTACTCTCCTCCCGGGAACCTGGCTGCCAGGGGGCAGGACTGACAAGCCAGTGGGGTCAGGTTAACTTGCTTTGTCACTGTTTGCTTTAGGACCTCAACAGAGCTCAGTGGGCTGCAAAACTGGCACCACACACCCATGTGAGACACTACTTGAAGGTGCTGGCCTCCCTGGGCACCGAGTGCCAGTGCAGATGTGGGCAGGCACCAGCCTGGAGAGAAAGGCATCctgtgcctcagcagctcccagggagctggagaCAGCCGGGACAGAATGGTGCTCACCTGGTGCTGGTGAGGAACGGGAGTGTGGAGCTGAGTTTGGGCTCATGCAGCTGAAATGGGGCACCAGGCACTTGGCCTCACCCAGCACACACCACCCTCTCAGGGCCCGCTGTCTCCCTCCTGCCGTATGGCACAGCCGTGCAGGATCCCTCCAGGCTGCCAGACCTACCTGGACGAGACACTGGAGTTTTGGAATGCTTGTTAATTCCAGCCGGGCTTCCAGATCTCCCCACCCTGACAGCCTGCAGGTTCAGAGTGGCAGGTAGTGTGTGTGGGATTGCATGAGTAAGTACGTAGGGCAGTGGACACATTCAATGTATTTGCACCTTATTCCCAGACAAgtgcagaacacagaaaaagcagtaaaatattGTAAAAAGCTGTGCTGTCAACCTGGCAACCCCAGAGAGACACAAATCACTGCCACGTGCTGGGGTCTGGCCCTGGCCAGAGGGTGGTGAGCGTTTgtattgtgcatcacttgtttggttttgtctcctttcccttttattatcattatttttactattattttccgttataaagtaaaaattgcattttactttttttaaaaattattattctgttCGCATCTCAACCGATAAGTTTTACCTCTTCCCCAAGTTTTACCTCCTCCCCATTTTACCGGGATGGCGGGGAGAGAGGGGAATTGAGCGAGAGGCTGCGTGGCGCTTGATTTCCAGCCGGGCATAAGCCCCGACAGTCCTTTTTGTCGCCACTGGGCCCCTCAGGCCCGGGGCCAGCACGGACACATCcccatcccgatcccgatcccgatcccgatcccggtcccggtcccggtcccggtcccggtcccggcccGGGGAGGGGCGGTGTCTGCGCGCgctggccccgccccgcggcccccCGGCCAATCGCGTCTCTGTTGCCGGGGCCGCGCCCGGCGCCTGACGTTGCCCGGGAGACGCCGGGACGTTGACAACACACAAACCCGTGACGTCGGCGCGTGGTTCCCGTGGAAACGGGGCCGCGACGTCATCGCCTCCCCCTCCGCCTCCCCCCGGCGGAGCGCGCGTCAGCCgcgcgggaggggcggggcccCGTCGGCacggcggcgggcggggcggggtcGCCATGGCAGCGGGAGCggctgttgtttgtttgggaggCGGCGGCCGAGGCGGGCGGGGCCTGCGGCGGCCCCGAACCCCCGCCGGCGTCCTGCCCACGCGGCTGCCGCCGGGGCACCTCGGCCTGGCCGGGCCCGGGATTCCCGCGGTGTGGGTTAGCAGAGGCCCCTCCGGCCGGCTGCCCCATGGGCGGCTTGTGGCTGCTGGGCGCCCGCTGGTAACCTGAGCGGGGAGAGGGTCCAGGGCTAAAAATAATGCCGCTGAGAagggtttatttttaactgGGGTCAGCGGTGCGGCCCTCTGCACTGGCCGGCAGTGCGAGCACCCCAGCTCTAGgaa of the Oenanthe melanoleuca isolate GR-GAL-2019-014 unplaced genomic scaffold, OMel1.0 S286, whole genome shotgun sequence genome contains:
- the FOS gene encoding protein c-Fos produces the protein MMYQGFAGEYEAPSSRCSSASPAGDSLTYYPSPADSFSSMGSPVNPQDFCTDLAASSASFVPTVTAISTSPDLQWLVQPTLISSVAPSQSRGHPYGVSAPAPTTYSRPAVLKTPGGRGQSIGRRGKVEQLSPEEEEKRRIRRERNKMAAAKCRNRRRELTDTLQAETDQLEEEKSALQAEIANLLKEKEKLEFILAAHRPACKMPEELCFSEELAAASAATALDLGTPSPPMTEEAAFALPLMPEAPPAVPPKETGSSGLELKAEPFDELLFSTGPREASRSVPDMDLPGASSFYPSDWESLTAGTSGELEPLCTPVVTCTPCPSTYTSTFVFTYPEADAFPSCAAAHRKGSSSNEPSSDSLSSPTLLAL